In one window of Myxococcus virescens DNA:
- a CDS encoding DUF488 domain-containing protein, producing MAIRLKRAYEAASRTDGRRFLVERLWPRGVRKTALPLEAWLKDAAPSTELRKWFAHDPDRWSEFCRRYSAELAANPAAWQPLLEAARHGTVTLVYSAHDTEHNNAAALQQFLEEASGGADPKKAPCAPRRGRGRSTRHT from the coding sequence GTGGCGATTCGACTCAAGCGGGCGTACGAGGCAGCAAGCCGCACGGATGGGCGGCGCTTCCTGGTGGAACGGCTGTGGCCGCGAGGCGTGCGGAAGACAGCGCTTCCCCTCGAAGCCTGGCTGAAGGACGCAGCCCCCAGCACCGAGCTGCGGAAGTGGTTTGCACACGACCCCGACCGCTGGTCCGAGTTCTGCCGAAGATACTCCGCCGAGCTCGCGGCGAATCCCGCGGCATGGCAGCCCCTGCTCGAAGCCGCGCGCCACGGCACGGTGACGCTCGTCTACAGCGCCCACGACACCGAGCACAACAACGCGGCGGCCCTCCAACAGTTCCTCGAAGAGGCATCCGGTGGCGCCGATCCGAAGAAGGCTCCATGTGCCCCGCGGCGAGGCCGGGGCCGCTCGACGCGACACACCTGA